One window from the genome of Rhodobacteraceae bacterium S2214 encodes:
- the atpA gene encoding F0F1 ATP synthase subunit alpha, with product MAIQASEISAILKDQIKNFGQEAEVAEVGRVLSVGDGIARIYGLDNVQAGEMVEFPGGIRGMALNLEADNVGVVIFGSDRDIKEGDTVKRTNAIVDVPVGDELLGRVVDGLGNPLDGKGPIATTKRAIADSKAPGIIPRKSVHEPMATGLKSVDSMIPVGRGQRELIIGDRQTGKTAIALDTILNQKSYNDAAADDSGKLYCIYVAIGQKRSTVAQLVKKLEESGAIEYSIVVAATASDPAPMQFLAPYAATAMAEHFRDAGRHALIIYDDLSKQAVSYRQMSLLLRRPPGREAYPGDVFYLHSRLLERSCKLNEDNGSGSLTALPIIETQGGDVSAFIPTNVISITDGQIFLETELFYQGIRPAVNTGLSVSRVGSSAQTKAMASVAGPVKLSLAQYREMAAFAQFGSDLDAATQQLLARGARLTEIMKQPQYSPLTNAEIVCVIYAGTNGYLDNVDVKEVGRFEAEMLKHLRANNADLLADITENDRKVKGELADKVKAALDAFAKDFA from the coding sequence ATGGCGATCCAAGCGTCTGAAATTTCTGCGATCCTTAAGGACCAGATCAAAAACTTCGGTCAGGAAGCCGAAGTGGCCGAAGTGGGCCGCGTACTGTCAGTTGGTGACGGTATTGCGCGTATCTACGGCCTCGACAATGTGCAGGCTGGTGAAATGGTCGAATTCCCCGGTGGTATCCGCGGAATGGCCTTGAACCTAGAAGCTGACAACGTTGGTGTTGTTATCTTCGGTTCTGACCGCGACATTAAAGAAGGCGACACAGTTAAGCGTACAAACGCGATTGTGGATGTTCCTGTTGGTGACGAACTGCTTGGTCGCGTTGTTGACGGCCTTGGCAACCCGCTGGACGGCAAAGGTCCAATCGCGACAACAAAGCGTGCGATTGCTGATTCTAAGGCGCCGGGCATTATTCCACGTAAATCTGTTCACGAACCAATGGCGACTGGCCTGAAGTCCGTTGACTCCATGATCCCAGTTGGCCGTGGTCAGCGCGAATTGATCATTGGTGACCGTCAGACAGGTAAAACAGCGATCGCGCTCGACACGATCCTGAACCAAAAATCATACAACGACGCAGCTGCCGACGATTCTGGCAAGCTGTACTGTATCTACGTAGCTATCGGCCAGAAACGCTCCACAGTTGCGCAGTTGGTTAAGAAGCTCGAAGAGTCCGGCGCGATTGAGTATTCAATCGTTGTTGCGGCGACAGCGTCTGACCCAGCACCGATGCAGTTCCTTGCACCATACGCTGCGACAGCCATGGCAGAGCATTTCCGCGATGCTGGCCGTCACGCGCTGATCATCTATGATGACCTTTCCAAGCAAGCTGTGTCTTACCGTCAGATGTCCTTGCTTCTGCGTCGCCCACCAGGCCGTGAAGCTTACCCAGGTGACGTTTTCTACCTTCACTCCCGTCTGCTTGAGCGTTCATGTAAACTGAACGAAGACAACGGATCTGGTTCTTTGACGGCGCTGCCGATCATTGAAACCCAAGGTGGCGACGTTTCTGCGTTTATTCCGACTAACGTGATTTCCATCACCGACGGTCAGATCTTCTTGGAAACAGAATTGTTCTACCAAGGTATCCGTCCAGCTGTGAACACAGGTCTGTCCGTTTCCCGTGTTGGGTCTTCTGCCCAAACAAAGGCGATGGCGTCTGTTGCTGGTCCGGTTAAGCTTTCTTTGGCTCAGTATCGTGAAATGGCTGCGTTTGCGCAGTTCGGTTCCGATCTGGATGCGGCCACTCAGCAGTTGCTGGCACGTGGTGCGCGTTTGACTGAGATCATGAAGCAGCCACAGTATTCCCCACTGACAAACGCAGAAATCGTCTGTGTCATCTATGCGGGTACAAACGGCTACCTCGATAACGTCGACGTCAAAGAAGTAGGTCGTTTTGAGGCAGAAATGCTCAAGCACCTGCGCGCAAATAATGCTGATCTTTTGGCTGACATCACCGAGAATGACCGTAAGGTTAAGGGTGAACTGGCTGACAAAGTGAAAGCTGCTTTGGATGCATTCGCAAAAGACTTCGCTTAA
- a CDS encoding F0F1 ATP synthase subunit delta encodes MSETAGISTGIAARYATAVFDLAKEGKALKALETDVAALDGALADSADFRTLLTSPLYSREEQETAIAAIATKMKLSKTTSNVLSLLASKRRLFVLPQLTTVLRDRLAEERGEVTAEVTTAKALTKAQMDKLSKTLKAQVGKAVTIQETVDESIIGGLIVKVGSKMIDTSIKSKLSALQNTMKEVG; translated from the coding sequence GTGTCCGAAACAGCTGGTATCTCCACAGGCATCGCCGCGCGTTATGCGACGGCTGTGTTTGACCTCGCAAAAGAGGGTAAGGCGCTCAAGGCGCTGGAAACCGACGTGGCAGCACTGGACGGCGCATTAGCCGACAGCGCAGATTTCCGTACATTGCTGACATCCCCGCTTTACAGCCGGGAAGAGCAAGAAACGGCAATCGCAGCGATTGCTACGAAAATGAAATTGTCCAAGACAACAAGCAACGTGCTTTCACTTCTGGCGTCCAAGCGGCGTCTTTTTGTGTTGCCACAGTTGACGACTGTCTTGCGCGACCGTTTGGCCGAAGAGCGTGGCGAGGTGACTGCTGAAGTCACAACAGCCAAAGCTTTGACAAAGGCCCAGATGGACAAGCTTTCGAAGACTTTGAAAGCACAAGTCGGCAAAGCCGTCACCATTCAAGAGACCGTGGATGAATCAATCATCGGCGGTCTTATTGTTAAAGTGGGCTCGAAAATGATCGACACGTCGATCAAATCGAAGCTCAGCGCACTCCAGAACACTATGAAAGAGGTCGGATAA
- a CDS encoding class I SAM-dependent methyltransferase, producing MHLDVLDLRNFYYRSALGRGAQKVIRDELVSWWPNVKGQTVAGFGFAVPLLRPFLADARRVIGLMPGPQGVMPWPAGQPNVSVLCHDTLWPIETGVVDKLVLMHGLETSENPTALLDECWRVLGPGGKAVFVVPNRAGIWSRSDNTPFGYGRPYSMGQLESQLRKHRFVTERSQSALYQPPSGKRVWRKFAGPLEKIGHHMPIATGGVLIVEVSKQMAAPTRPGLTEAVRRPLKALEGIAKPAPEAVSGRDLP from the coding sequence ATGCATCTCGACGTTCTTGATCTGCGAAACTTCTACTACCGCAGCGCGCTCGGTCGGGGCGCCCAGAAGGTGATCCGAGATGAATTGGTCAGTTGGTGGCCGAACGTAAAAGGCCAAACCGTTGCCGGATTTGGTTTCGCGGTCCCGTTGCTGCGGCCATTTCTGGCAGACGCACGACGGGTGATTGGCTTGATGCCTGGTCCGCAAGGTGTGATGCCATGGCCTGCAGGGCAACCGAATGTGTCTGTCCTTTGTCACGACACGCTTTGGCCGATTGAAACAGGTGTCGTCGACAAGCTAGTATTGATGCATGGGCTAGAGACATCAGAGAATCCCACTGCATTGCTAGACGAATGCTGGCGCGTGCTTGGTCCCGGCGGGAAAGCCGTCTTTGTGGTGCCGAACAGGGCCGGAATTTGGTCACGATCCGACAATACGCCGTTTGGCTACGGGCGACCCTATTCGATGGGGCAGCTGGAATCGCAATTGCGTAAGCATCGTTTCGTAACGGAACGATCACAGTCTGCATTGTACCAACCGCCATCCGGAAAACGGGTCTGGCGCAAATTTGCAGGTCCGTTGGAAAAGATAGGTCACCACATGCCTATCGCAACAGGCGGCGTGTTGATCGTAGAGGTGTCAAAGCAGATGGCCGCCCCAACACGTCCGGGATTAACAGAAGCGGTGCGTCGGCCGCTCAAGGCGCTGGAAGGGATCGCAAAACCAGCACCCGAAGCGGTAAGCGGTCGCGACTTACCGTAG
- the gloB gene encoding hydroxyacylglutathione hydrolase gives MPVEVITVPCLSDNYAFIIGNPDTGEAAVVDVPEAGPINAVIAQKGWTVRTVFLTHHHDDHVMGLPDLEIATDALVIGAAADQHRLPPLTKAVSEGDVVLLCGLETLIIDVSGHTIGHIAAYTPSIGHAFTADSLMALGCGRLFEGSADQMWQSMLKLRDLPDETIICSGHEYTAANAKFAATIDPDNAHLISRIRAIEAARAANQPTVPSELGLEKRTNPFLRADDPALKATLGMQSASDSAVFAEIRSRKDSF, from the coding sequence ATGCCCGTTGAAGTCATCACCGTCCCCTGCCTGTCTGATAATTATGCCTTCATCATTGGCAACCCCGACACTGGAGAGGCCGCGGTCGTCGATGTGCCAGAGGCCGGACCGATCAACGCGGTGATTGCCCAAAAAGGATGGACGGTCAGAACAGTGTTTCTTACCCACCACCACGATGACCACGTCATGGGGTTACCGGACCTCGAAATTGCCACTGACGCATTGGTCATCGGGGCCGCGGCAGATCAACACCGCCTTCCACCGCTGACCAAAGCCGTTAGCGAAGGTGACGTCGTTTTGTTGTGTGGGCTGGAGACACTGATCATTGACGTTTCGGGCCATACTATCGGCCACATCGCAGCCTATACCCCGTCGATCGGCCATGCCTTTACTGCCGACAGCCTCATGGCGCTTGGATGCGGTCGTCTTTTCGAAGGATCAGCAGACCAGATGTGGCAAAGCATGCTGAAGCTGCGCGATCTGCCCGACGAAACGATCATCTGTTCGGGCCACGAATATACGGCGGCCAATGCAAAATTCGCCGCAACTATTGATCCTGACAACGCGCACCTTATCTCTCGTATACGGGCAATCGAAGCTGCCCGCGCCGCCAACCAGCCTACGGTTCCGTCCGAACTGGGGCTTGAAAAACGAACCAACCCCTTCCTGCGTGCTGATGACCCAGCGCTCAAAGCAACCTTAGGGATGCAATCCGCATCCGACAGCGCCGTCTTCGCCGAGATTCGCTCGCGCAAAGACTCGTTCTGA
- the clpA gene encoding ATP-dependent Clp protease ATP-binding subunit ClpA: protein MPSFSNTLEQSIHGALALANARKHELATLEHLLLALIDEPDAARVMQACAVNLDELKKDLEDFIDDDLSNLITDVDGSEAVPTAAFQRVIQRAAIHVQSSGRTEVTGANVLVAIFAERESNAAYFLQEQDMTRYDAVNFIAHGVAKDPAFGESRPVTGSPDAETVDGGEAEEEKSALAKYCVDLNAKAAKGDVDPLIGRSHEVERCIQVLCRRRKNNPLLVGDPGVGKTAIAEGLAFKIVNKDTPEVLSNATIYSLDMGALLAGTRYRGDFEERLKAVMTEMEDHPDAVLFIDEIHTVIGAGATSGGAMDASNLLKPALQGGKLRCMGSTTYKEFRQHFEKDRALARRFQKIDVNEPSVEDAVKILRGLKPHFEEHHSIKYTADAIRTAVELAARYINDRKLPDKAIDVIDEAGAAQHLVAESKRRKTIGVKEIEAVVAKIARIPPKNVTKDDAEVLKDLEKSLKRVVFGQDEAITALSSAIKLARAGLREPEKPIGNYLFAGPTGVGKTEVAKQLADTLGVELLRFDMSEYMEKHAVSRLIGAPPGYVGFDQGGMLTDGVDQNPHCVLLLDEMEKAHPDVYNILLQVMDHGKLTDHNGRTTDFRNVILIMTSNAGAAELSKNAMGFGRESREGEDTIAIEKHFTPEFRNRLDAIISFGALPKPVILRVVEKFVLQLEAQLIDRNVHIELTNAAADWLADKGYDAKMGARPLSRVIQEHIKKPLAEELLFGKLTKGGLVKVGVKAGKLDLKYIEPEQGKIAGSGDKPPLLTAD from the coding sequence GTGCCATCTTTTTCGAACACACTAGAGCAGTCCATTCATGGTGCCTTGGCGCTTGCCAACGCGCGCAAACATGAACTGGCGACGCTTGAACATCTTTTGCTGGCCTTGATTGACGAACCTGACGCGGCCCGTGTGATGCAGGCCTGTGCGGTCAATCTGGACGAGCTGAAGAAAGACCTAGAAGATTTCATCGACGACGATCTTTCCAATCTGATCACAGATGTGGACGGTTCCGAAGCTGTGCCAACGGCGGCTTTCCAGCGCGTAATCCAACGCGCCGCGATCCATGTGCAGTCGTCTGGTCGTACCGAGGTCACCGGCGCCAATGTTCTCGTCGCCATTTTTGCGGAACGCGAAAGCAATGCGGCATACTTCCTGCAAGAACAGGACATGACACGTTACGATGCAGTGAACTTTATTGCGCATGGCGTGGCGAAGGACCCTGCATTCGGCGAAAGCCGTCCTGTCACAGGGTCACCAGACGCGGAAACCGTTGATGGCGGTGAAGCGGAAGAAGAAAAATCCGCATTAGCCAAATACTGCGTCGATTTGAATGCGAAGGCCGCCAAGGGTGATGTCGACCCATTGATTGGTCGGTCACATGAAGTCGAACGCTGCATCCAGGTTCTTTGCCGCCGCCGCAAGAACAACCCGCTTTTGGTGGGTGATCCGGGCGTTGGTAAAACAGCAATCGCTGAAGGTCTTGCGTTTAAGATTGTGAACAAGGACACACCCGAAGTCCTGTCAAACGCGACAATCTATTCGCTTGATATGGGCGCGCTTCTCGCAGGTACACGGTATCGCGGTGATTTTGAAGAACGCCTGAAAGCTGTGATGACGGAAATGGAAGACCACCCTGATGCGGTGCTTTTCATTGACGAAATCCATACAGTCATCGGCGCCGGTGCGACATCTGGCGGTGCTATGGACGCGTCCAACCTGCTGAAACCTGCGTTGCAGGGCGGTAAACTGCGGTGCATGGGGTCTACGACTTACAAAGAATTCCGCCAGCATTTTGAAAAGGATCGTGCGTTGGCGCGTCGTTTCCAGAAAATCGACGTGAATGAGCCATCTGTCGAAGATGCTGTGAAAATCCTGCGCGGGTTGAAGCCACATTTCGAAGAACACCATTCGATAAAATACACCGCTGATGCGATCCGTACTGCTGTTGAATTGGCTGCGCGTTATATCAACGACCGTAAATTGCCGGACAAGGCAATTGACGTGATTGATGAAGCGGGTGCAGCGCAGCATCTCGTCGCTGAATCCAAACGTCGTAAGACAATTGGCGTAAAGGAAATCGAAGCCGTTGTCGCCAAGATCGCCCGCATCCCGCCAAAGAACGTCACAAAGGACGACGCAGAGGTTCTGAAAGACCTCGAAAAGTCGCTCAAACGTGTCGTGTTTGGTCAGGACGAAGCGATCACCGCGCTGTCATCGGCGATCAAACTGGCGCGTGCAGGTCTGCGCGAACCTGAAAAACCAATTGGTAACTACCTGTTCGCAGGGCCAACCGGTGTAGGTAAAACCGAGGTCGCAAAACAGCTTGCCGATACACTTGGTGTTGAATTGCTGCGTTTTGACATGTCCGAATACATGGAAAAACACGCTGTTTCGCGTCTGATTGGTGCGCCTCCGGGCTACGTTGGTTTTGACCAAGGTGGGATGCTGACAGACGGCGTCGATCAGAACCCGCATTGCGTACTGCTGCTCGATGAAATGGAAAAAGCGCACCCTGACGTCTACAACATTCTGTTGCAGGTCATGGACCACGGGAAATTGACCGACCACAATGGCCGGACAACAGACTTCCGCAACGTGATCCTGATCATGACGTCTAACGCAGGTGCTGCCGAACTTAGCAAGAATGCGATGGGCTTTGGTCGTGAAAGCCGCGAAGGTGAAGACACCATCGCGATTGAAAAGCACTTCACGCCTGAATTCCGCAACCGTCTGGATGCGATCATCAGCTTTGGCGCATTGCCGAAACCTGTGATCCTACGTGTTGTTGAAAAGTTCGTGCTGCAACTCGAGGCGCAGTTGATTGACCGGAACGTGCACATTGAGCTGACCAATGCAGCAGCCGACTGGCTTGCTGACAAAGGATATGATGCAAAAATGGGGGCTCGCCCGCTTTCACGCGTCATCCAAGAGCACATCAAGAAACCGCTTGCCGAAGAACTACTCTTTGGCAAGCTGACAAAAGGTGGTCTGGTCAAAGTTGGCGTCAAAGCTGGCAAACTTGATCTCAAGTATATCGAACCAGAACAGGGCAAGATTGCGGGATCCGGTGACAAACCACCATTGCTGACCGCCGACTAA